A region from the Pyrinomonadaceae bacterium genome encodes:
- a CDS encoding serine hydrolase domain-containing protein encodes MRLAKTLLCSFVIVLAFAFHGFAQAQLPAEVTTQIDKLVTDTLARTGVPSASVAVVKDGQVAYAKTYGDAKLDPKTPAAVGMRYSIGSISKQFTAAAILLLQERGKLSLDDKVAKYIPDLTRANEITIRQLLSHTSGYQDYWPQDYVMKPMLEPITARKIMDTWAKKPLDFEPGTKWQYSNTGYVIAGAIVEKVARMPFFEFLQQNIFKPLNMTSVITVDKGRLPESDPIGYLRYALGPLRVAPKEGTGWLFAAGELAMTAEDLAKWDISIIDQKLLKPSSYLVLGTETLLKDGLGTNYGLGVTVSSPGGRRALSHGGGVSGFTTSNIVFPDDRVAVVALTNLDSGGASGPIANGIPPLLFVANDAVTTAKLDQAKKIFEGLQQGKIERSLFTDNANGYFSEQALEDFKNSLGPLGKWDSFTQTGQSLRGGMTGRSYIVRFASKTVRAWTYEMPDGKLEQFQVAVGN; translated from the coding sequence GTGCGACTTGCGAAAACTTTACTGTGCTCGTTCGTCATCGTACTCGCTTTTGCTTTTCACGGATTCGCGCAGGCACAACTGCCGGCTGAAGTCACTACGCAGATCGACAAACTCGTCACTGACACCCTCGCCCGCACCGGTGTGCCGAGCGCCTCAGTCGCAGTGGTGAAAGACGGACAAGTCGCATACGCCAAAACCTACGGCGACGCGAAGCTCGATCCGAAAACGCCTGCGGCGGTCGGCATGCGTTACAGCATCGGCTCGATCAGCAAACAGTTCACGGCGGCGGCGATTCTGCTTTTGCAGGAGCGGGGCAAGCTTTCGCTCGACGACAAAGTCGCGAAGTACATTCCCGACCTGACGCGCGCGAACGAAATAACGATCCGGCAACTGTTGTCGCACACGTCCGGTTATCAGGATTACTGGCCGCAGGATTACGTGATGAAGCCGATGCTTGAGCCGATCACGGCGCGCAAGATCATGGACACCTGGGCCAAGAAGCCGCTCGACTTTGAACCGGGAACGAAGTGGCAATACAGCAACACGGGCTATGTCATCGCCGGGGCGATTGTTGAGAAGGTCGCGCGGATGCCGTTCTTTGAGTTCCTCCAACAGAACATCTTTAAGCCGCTCAACATGACAAGTGTTATCACCGTCGACAAAGGAAGACTGCCGGAAAGCGATCCGATCGGATATCTGCGCTACGCGCTTGGTCCTTTGCGTGTCGCACCGAAAGAGGGAACCGGCTGGCTGTTCGCTGCGGGCGAATTGGCAATGACGGCGGAGGACCTGGCGAAGTGGGACATCTCGATTATCGATCAGAAGCTTTTGAAACCGAGTTCCTATCTCGTGCTTGGAACTGAAACGTTGCTGAAGGACGGCTTGGGGACAAATTACGGCCTCGGCGTGACGGTGAGTTCTCCAGGCGGCCGCCGCGCGCTTTCGCACGGAGGCGGCGTCTCAGGCTTTACCACGAGCAACATTGTCTTTCCCGACGATCGCGTGGCAGTGGTCGCACTGACGAACCTGGATAGCGGCGGCGCTTCCGGCCCAATCGCTAACGGCATTCCCCCGCTGCTGTTTGTGGCGAACGATGCAGTGACGACTGCGAAGCTGGACCAGGCAAAAAAGATTTTCGAAGGATTGCAGCAGGGAAAAATTGAGCGCTCACTCTTCACTGACAACGCGAACGGTTACTTCAGTGAGCAAGCCCTCGAAGATTTCAAGAACAGTCTTGGCCCGCTCGGCAAGTGGGATTCATTCACCCAAACGGGCCAGAGTCTTCGCGGCGGCATGACCGGCCGCTCTTACATCGTTCGCTTCGCGAGCAAGACGGTCCGCGCCTGGACTTACGAAATGCCGGACGGAAAGCTGGAGCAGTTTCAGGTGGCGGTGGGGAATTAG